The DNA window GTTCTAAAATCTTTCTATGTCATTAAGAGCAAGTGTAGAACTAACTTATACAATAAttacacacaaatatatattatatcttcAATGTATAGTCCACCTTTCATACATACTCAAGTTTTGGAGCTTGTGTTGTAGCTGGCTGTAAATATGTAGGTTgtttttcctctctcttcttcacgTAAGCATAAATATGACGTGATAATTTGTAGACCACACTTACATTACTTATTATACACACTGACTTTGTTTCGAGGGATAAGACAACTATAACTTAAATAGGAGGAGAGCCATGACATGAGATAACGATATGTTAAGATGGGGAAAATTAAACGTTAAACGGAGAAGCAAATACATTATATAATAGGATAAACTTTAAATGCTAAACGTAGctactctttttttataactatttttagaGTTGGGTATAAGGATTAATATGTGGGAATGATAGGAGAAATATTATAATTGGTTGAGAAGATAATATaatgagaaaattaaatggACAATGGTTACGATTTGTCGAAATAATGAGATAGGTGAagaaatagatttattttgaaacaaaggttGGACAGTAAAACTAGCCttattttgggaaaaaaaagcatatttttaaatggggAGAGTAGGATTAATCGTTGCTACtactatataaatatcatttattttaatgtgatttattttgtcaataaatatgcatgcactagttttctttaataaaacgTAATACAtctcttaaaatataagtatttataggtTATTTTGCATGGATTAAGATTGAGAACAAGACTATAATATACTTTAATAACGATAAATGAATAAGAACATTGAATGAATAAGGATAGAAGCGTACGTGAATGACAATATCTTAGATAagaagtaattaattttaggataagatttaagtgctagaaataattatattttattacggCTGAGAAACTGCCACTAAACTAcatgttaaaaaattctaCAACCTCGTAACTACACCACTCAAAAATAACACAGTGATTGGTAGGAGTAAACTTACCATGATACCATCCCCCTGTTCTGAAGTCCAATGATGACGGCTAATTTGGCCAGCGTCCGCGGGTAGGGGTATGATTCCAACTGGCCAGCTAGCGTGAAACGCAGCGAGCCGAGCAGTTTATTTGCAGCCGGTCATTTCCACCGGATCTTCCTCGGGGAGGATGAACTGGCTGTACGCCTGTACTACCGCTCGAGCCTCCTACgaatgatgtttttgggcAAACAGCACATGCTGCTGAGGTGGTTGGTAGTGGCAGTCATAAAGCGCTCCGGTCTTTCTCCAAACAAAAGCCCGAGTGTCTAGCAGCAAAACACATTTGTCACGACCCGATTCGTGCTCGCCCCTCGCCGGTAGTACTGACGCATCGGGCCCACCAGTGGACGCTTCCGAATttcgttgatttttaggttttcacccgattttattttgtaatattcatgtcactaaatatatatatgtaaaagtttccttaataaattatttttatctataaatatatcgtccTTTTTTCCGACCTGGCGATGCGCGGAGCGCTGAGGGTGAcgatgacaggtgggcccaccaCGCCAGCGTGGGACCCTCGCCGTGCACGATTACGGTTCTTTTCCGGGCACCCTTTTTCCCGTTCTGGCATGTTGAAAATGCCTTCCGCTTATGCGCGCCCCCCTCGCAATCGTAAGAGCTAAAACCCGCCGCGACACAAAACCGAGCGGGACGCCACCACCCCCGTGAGTAAAACCCACACCACCGCTTCGCCTTCGGCTACCGCCCGCCCCGCGCCGCGATGCGCCGCCGGCAGAAGACGCCGGAGTGCTGCGagatcccgccgccgccccggaaGCGCGTGCTCATCGTCCtcgacagcagcagcagcagcggcagcggcggcggcgacgacgacgacgacggcggcggcggaccgcgggaggaggtggtgcgCTCGTTGatcacggcgagcggcgagggagggaggaagagcgTGGGCGAGGGTCCGGGGCCCTCAGGGAGGCGCCCTGCGTCGGCGATCgccagccggcggcggagccccCGCGCGGAGTCCTCGCGACGTCGGGACGTCGCGGTGGCCCGCGGCTCCAGCCCCATCGACGTCGACAGCGAGCGGCTTGGGGAGGTGCTTCGGATAGGCGGGAGAGGCGAGGGCGTGGCGCGCGTCAAGGCGGAGCCGCATTCCGGAAGCGagtccgacggcgacgaggcgggAGGTCGTGCGCGggtgccggtcgccgccgcgaagCAGAGGAAGCGTGGAAGGGAATCCCCAAGCAGAGGCCAGAAGCGCCGGGTGGGTGCTCGCGTCAAGGAGGAGCCGAATTCCGGAAGCGATTCCGACGGCAATGCAGCGGGACGTCGTGCACGGTTTCCGGTAGCCGCCGCGAAGCAGAGGAAGCGGGGACGGGAAACCCCAAGCAGAGGCCAGGAGCGCCCCACAGGTGTTCGCGTCAAAAAGGACCCGCACTCAGGAAGCGATTCCGACGGTAATGGGGCGGGAGGTAGTGCACtggcgccggtcgccgccgcgaagCAGAGGAATCAGGGAACAAAAGCCGCACGCACAAGCAGAGCCCAGGAGGGCCGGGCGGTTGTTGGCGAGACTCCCACCTCCGCCGCTCGGTCGAATGGtgctccctcctccgccaAGGCGAGAGCTGGAGGGCATGAGAGAGGTCGCCAGAGAAACGAGGGCTCTGGTCGGAGTTGCCCTACGCCGGTGAGCCGGGTAAGCGTAGGGGTTGGTTCGAGGACTCGGTCACGCTCCTCCGAGCAGAGGAGAGTGCAGTCTGCAGAGTATGTTGCATGGGAGCAACAAAAAGAGGTGGAGGACAAGGACAGTGACCTGGAAGTGGTggcagaggaggaagaagaagaagaagacaatgAGGAGGTGATGGTGGTCCGTTCAAACAACATTGAAAATGGCAATGGTGAAGTCAATGAGAAAGGCAGAACGGATCATGATgttgaggagagagaggagaagggaTCAGGGACGGATGAAGATGGGGTTAGTGATGACAGTGATGAGACCTTCAGTGAAGAAAGGGATGAAGATGAATCagacaaggaggaggaggaggaggaggaggaggaggaagaagaagaagaagaagaagaagaagaagaagaagaagaagaagaagaagaagaagaagaagaagaagaagaagaagaacccaATGAGGAACCTGATCAACCAGCTGAGGCCGGTGAGAAATTGCCTTCCCGTTCAGGACTCAGGGGAAGGCAGTTGATCGGGAAGAGGATGTTTGAGGGGTTGTATTTTCCAGAACAGGTGGAAACCACCAGTGGCAGCAACATCGGAGCTCGCACGCGATCAAATTTCAAGCACAAGAAGCTCCTGGACAGGAAACTGCTCAAGCGTGGGACATTCAGCAAGCCGTACTGTATCGATGTGTCGGAGTCGAGCTCGGAGTCGGTGGAACCACAGCCGGAGCAGGTCCAGGGCCAGCCGGCATTCAGCGGGGATAGCTTGGATGATGGCAGCAGCGGTGAGAAACGCAGAGCTGTGAAAAGGAGGAAATTGAACAGGAGACGAAGTTGCCATAGTGATAGCGAGGAGGATGCACCATGTGTACCTGATGCCAGGGAGGGATCAGGTTCTAGGAGTAGGAGGGGACAAAAAGGAGCATCCTACCGGCAGGCTTCCAGGGCGGGTGACAAGAAAAAGGATGGTTCTACTCCACACAGCGTCGGGAAGAATGGTGCAAAGGCCGGGGGCCAAACGAACGGGCTCGATGGACAGAATGGCGTATCCTTCAAGAGAAATGCTCAGAAGAGGAAGCGTGGGCGAGCAAGGGCAGACCAAGAAAAGTATGGCCATCTGCTCGACCCCATGTTTGATGAAATAGAAAGCAATCAATATGAGCCTGTTCCTGAAGAGCAAATCGACAAGAGATTGCCCCTGATATTCGCATTTGGGGATGACGATGAGCCCGAGAAGGACTCCACACATAACAAGTTGCAGGACGAAGATGAACTGTGGACAGAGTTTGATTTTGCTCTGGAATCCATCAATGTTTGCTCTCATAACTGCGAGGAGGTACTTCACTCTCTCCTgctaaatatagttaaaattatacttcttatctaaaaaaaagtagttCTAATTATGTCAACAGAAATGCGCAATCAACTCTGGTTTGTGTTTCTTGAATGACTTTAATGTGAGgtttattatttaatcatgAATAAATAGCTAGGatggattatatatatcttcGAAGCCAAGTAAGCATTTCTAGTGGTCATTTTGAATCTGAAACTATTACTGAAATTGAGTTGGTCTCTTCttaactttattattaatttatagaatAATTAAAGCGATTTGTGTATGAATACATATCTCCGCACATGAAAATTCAAATCAGAGTAATTAAGAAACAAAAAGTTCATTTTCATAAAAG is part of the Oryza brachyantha chromosome 2, ObraRS2, whole genome shotgun sequence genome and encodes:
- the LOC102702824 gene encoding SNF2 domain-containing protein CLASSY 3-like, which encodes MRGALRVTMTGRRPASAIASRRRSPRAESSRRRDVAVARGSSPIDVDSERLGEVLRIGGRGEGVARVKAEPHSGSESDGDEAGGRARVPVAAAKQRKRGRESPSRGQKRRVGARVKEEPNSGSDSDGNAAGRRARFPVAAAKQRKRGRETPSRGQERPTGVRVKKDPHSGSDSDGNGAGGSALAPVAAAKQRNQGTKAARTSRAQEGRAVVGETPTSAARSNGAPSSAKARAGGHERGRQRNEGSGRSCPTPVSRVSVGVGSRTRSRSSEQRRVQSAEYVAWEQQKEVEDKDSDLEVVAEEEEEEEDNEEVMVVRSNNIENGNGEVNEKGRTDHDVEEREEKGSGTDEDGVSDDSDETFSEERDEDESDKEEEEEEEEEEEEEEEEEEEEEEEEEEEEEEEEEEEEPNEEPDQPAEAGEKLPSRSGLRGRQLIGKRMFEGLYFPEQVETTSGSNIGARTRSNFKHKKLLDRKLLKRGTFSKPYCIDVSESSSESVEPQPEQVQGQPAFSGDSLDDGSSGEKRRAVKRRKLNRRRSCHSDSEEDAPCVPDAREGSGSRSRRGQKGASYRQASRAGDKKKDGSTPHSVGKNGAKAGGQTNGLDGQNGVSFKRNAQKRKRGRARADQEKYGHLLDPMFDEIESNQYEPVPEEQIDKRLPLIFAFGDDDEPEKDSTHNKLQDEDELWTEFDFALESINVCSHNCEEHEKNDEQEIPADKAASCSQGKHELFIDEQIGVRCKHCHYVDLEIRFVLPSMVKSYAEREMKKDHDLDLVFDDILTSVGYEGPRDFGGDKTVLVWDLVPGVREDMFPHQREGFEFMWRKLAGGISIEQLKHTVGTIEGGCVISHAPGTGKTRLAITFVQSYFEFFPECCPVIIAPRGMLATWEQEFRKWKVKVPFHVLNSNEINWNEDKTIKYLATMDEKLAQSLARNKLDQKFRRKLKLASWRKGSSIIGVSYSLFRKLANHDGIDGLMVRNLLLEKPDLLVLDEGHTPRNKKSLIWKVLAKVRTEKRIILSGTPFQNNFLELYNILYLVRPKFARDFASKSFKKKGFASRTSRSREMLLGKDDEGKDFWTSLKLNNITEENIDEIRKILDPIVHIHNGDILQKSLPGLRESVVVLNPLPHQKEIITAMENTVAMGTLDSEYKISLASIHPFLITCTKLSENETSCVNVSLLKSLRPNPCEGVKTRFVLEIVRLCEAMKERVLVFSQYLEPLSLIVDQLSKMFSWTEGKEILLMSGNVLVKNRGALMEAFNDMKSDAKVMLASTKACCEGITLIGASRVVLLDVVWNPSVGRQAIGRAYRIGQEKIVYTYNLITEGTKEKDKYDRQGRKDQMSKLLFSKELQPSGFNLSQEVIFNDKILEAMTSHEELKDMFVKILPSY